A single Pseudoxanthomonas sp. DNA region contains:
- a CDS encoding site-specific integrase: MATFTQLPSGKWRAQVRRGGLYRAATFPLKRDAEAWARTIEGQAHQVAASGHAQPPKGATLGDLIDAYKETGAGSGGKTKAATLAMLGARLGKVRLASLSAIVLRDFVDQRVEDGAGGVTIAADLSFLGAVLKWGRHARHLDIPADLPSQVRASLKHRGLDTRSKEREREPTDEELNRLYAHWGASSRQRIDMPTLCRFALATGMRLGEICSLRVEDVDLKRKTALIRDRKDPRNKVGNNQTVPLLPAAVDILKTVMDDRETGSVFRANADSVSTAFTRACKSLEPPIADLHFHDLRHRATAQFFRMGLDIPRVALLTGHKTWTMLRRYTSIKPEDVHALIGEAK; the protein is encoded by the coding sequence ATGGCTACGTTTACCCAGCTACCGTCCGGCAAATGGCGCGCCCAGGTTCGCCGGGGAGGATTGTATCGGGCCGCCACGTTCCCGCTTAAACGGGATGCTGAAGCTTGGGCGCGAACCATCGAGGGGCAAGCCCACCAGGTAGCCGCCAGCGGGCACGCCCAACCGCCAAAGGGCGCCACGCTAGGCGACCTAATCGACGCCTATAAAGAGACTGGCGCCGGATCGGGCGGCAAGACGAAGGCCGCAACCCTGGCGATGCTCGGCGCACGGCTCGGCAAAGTCCGCTTGGCCTCCCTCTCGGCGATCGTTCTTCGGGACTTCGTCGACCAGCGCGTCGAGGACGGCGCCGGCGGGGTAACGATCGCCGCCGATCTATCCTTCCTGGGGGCGGTGCTGAAGTGGGGGCGCCACGCTCGGCATCTGGACATTCCAGCCGACCTCCCGTCACAGGTCCGCGCCTCGCTGAAGCATCGCGGCCTAGACACGCGCAGCAAAGAACGCGAGCGCGAGCCGACGGACGAAGAACTGAATCGACTTTACGCACATTGGGGCGCCAGCAGCCGTCAGCGTATCGACATGCCGACCCTCTGCCGGTTTGCGTTGGCAACCGGGATGCGTTTAGGGGAGATTTGCTCCCTACGTGTCGAGGACGTCGACCTGAAGCGAAAGACGGCATTGATCCGCGACCGCAAAGACCCGCGCAACAAGGTCGGGAACAATCAAACGGTTCCGCTGCTGCCTGCCGCGGTCGACATCCTGAAAACGGTAATGGATGACCGCGAAACGGGTAGCGTTTTCCGCGCTAATGCGGACTCGGTATCGACAGCATTCACGCGCGCATGCAAGTCACTAGAACCGCCGATCGCCGACCTGCATTTCCATGACCTCCGACACCGCGCAACAGCGCAATTTTTCCGCATGGGGCTGGACATTCCCCGCGTCGCGCTTCTTACGGGGCACAAGACGTGGACGATGCTGCGCCGCTATACGTCCATTAAACCGGAAGACGTCCATGCACTTATTGGAGAAGCTAAATGA
- a CDS encoding AAA family ATPase, with protein MTLAAQSDKHNARIAIDAFARCLAIGQAGLADAYERAEAAGDFDTCERLAAQVGCPFDGPLPGKEPLFASVDLSDIEGASYDAPDYVVQSLLPRGHVTLLGGHGGSGKSMLALTLAAHVAAGRDWCSLYTAKLRSVFVSLEDRGELVRYRLRKIVESYGLNATEVIGGLTILDGTDCPVLASELVTYGERSLAKTAAMLELADAVKGAGLVIIDNASDAFDGQENDRRQVRAFVRMLAEIARENDAAVCLLAHIDKAAARYGSAGNSYSGSTAWHNSARSRLALLSDEGSIELRQEKLNLGKASDPIALEWNDRGVLKPIHFSARAATDELTILAAIREAISAGVTVNTAHASAFSSAKCLEPYLPPEFANAKGGKRVNRALASLQASGHIRRDRYRSDNRKDRERWVLAHPAGGEPL; from the coding sequence GTGACCTTGGCTGCACAAAGTGACAAGCACAATGCACGCATCGCGATAGACGCCTTCGCGCGCTGCCTAGCCATCGGGCAAGCCGGACTTGCCGACGCTTATGAGCGTGCCGAGGCTGCGGGCGACTTCGACACCTGTGAGCGACTCGCCGCACAGGTCGGGTGCCCGTTCGACGGGCCGCTTCCCGGCAAAGAACCCCTATTCGCTTCCGTCGACTTGTCCGACATAGAGGGCGCTTCCTACGATGCCCCCGACTATGTCGTCCAATCTCTACTGCCTCGCGGCCATGTGACGTTGTTAGGCGGACACGGCGGCAGTGGCAAGTCGATGCTCGCCCTGACTCTGGCGGCGCACGTCGCCGCGGGTCGGGACTGGTGTTCGTTGTACACGGCCAAGCTGCGATCGGTGTTTGTATCTCTGGAAGACCGCGGCGAGCTGGTCCGGTATCGACTCCGCAAGATCGTGGAAAGCTACGGCCTGAACGCGACTGAGGTCATCGGCGGCCTGACGATCTTGGACGGCACGGACTGTCCCGTCCTGGCGAGTGAGCTGGTGACCTATGGTGAACGCTCACTGGCTAAGACTGCCGCCATGCTGGAACTGGCTGACGCAGTGAAAGGCGCCGGCCTGGTCATCATCGACAACGCCAGCGATGCGTTTGACGGCCAAGAGAATGACCGGCGCCAGGTGCGGGCCTTCGTTCGCATGCTGGCGGAGATTGCACGCGAGAACGACGCCGCCGTCTGTCTGCTCGCACACATCGACAAGGCGGCCGCCAGGTATGGCAGTGCCGGCAACTCCTATTCGGGGTCGACGGCCTGGCACAACTCCGCACGTTCCCGACTCGCCCTGCTGTCGGACGAAGGGTCCATCGAGCTTCGCCAAGAGAAGTTGAATCTCGGCAAGGCAAGCGATCCGATCGCCCTGGAATGGAATGATCGCGGCGTCCTGAAGCCAATTCACTTCTCGGCGCGAGCGGCGACCGACGAGCTGACGATCCTCGCCGCGATCCGGGAGGCAATCTCTGCCGGGGTCACGGTCAACACGGCGCACGCTAGCGCCTTCAGCTCGGCGAAGTGCCTGGAACCCTATCTCCCACCCGAGTTCGCGAACGCGAAGGGCGGGAAGCGCGTGAATCGCGCTCTCGCGAGCTTGCAAGCCTCGGGGCATATCCGTCGCGACCGATACCGCAGCGACAACCGAAAGGATCGGGAGCGCTGGGTATTGGCGCACCCCGCAGGGGGCGAACCCCTGTGA
- a CDS encoding terminase small subunit, with amino-acid sequence MSESTSGASIRRVNRAGIAKVFGVPVAEIDKWVDSGCPYIKRAKTKGDAWVFDTADVANWRLEMIRSRRPLPPLARSLRR; translated from the coding sequence ATGTCTGAATCAACTTCAGGTGCTTCGATCCGTCGCGTAAACCGCGCCGGCATTGCAAAGGTGTTCGGCGTGCCGGTCGCTGAAATCGATAAATGGGTCGACTCCGGCTGCCCGTACATCAAACGGGCGAAGACCAAAGGTGACGCCTGGGTCTTCGATACGGCCGACGTCGCCAACTGGCGACTGGAAATGATTCGAAGCAGGCGCCCACTGCCGCCGCTAGCTCGAAGCCTGCGGCGTTGA
- a CDS encoding phage tail tape measure protein, with the protein MAKTMKASIVIGGAVSGAFRSALSSTKSGLKAIGEEIANVERRQRLLGRSIDTFGRMGRNVDRMRQEYAGLAREADKLRAAQSRLADVQQRIDANNDRRRHLRGELGSAAATFGVVAAATLAPIRSAVQFENSMLGVAKQLEGARDASGNLTSTYFGMSREIQRLGREVPLATNEIADMVAAGLRMGVATDEVIDFTRTTAMMADAFALPAGQIADDMGKIAGLFQIPIPRISELADAINYLDDNSQATATGIVDVLRRTGGMAQALKMPAKEAAALGSTFLTLGSSAEVAGTATNAVLRILGAATAQSKKVRAGMSSIGLDPEALQKGMSKDATGTILRLLDTLNALNDEQRMVASTRIFGAEYGDDIAKLATGAAEYRKQLALVNGEQAKGSMAREFEARLKTTGAMWQITKNRMREVSVVIGESLLPSVNRLLESAAPMIEGFADWSRQNPGLVKGIVGSALAMTGLRVVTTGVSYAWTAAKGPILSVMGFIARFRATGALAAMGRFGPVAMRVAGAVRTIGAAIAAIGGGPVTVAVAALTAGALVVRKYWQPIKAFLGGMFDGVRAAVGPALAEVAAALAPLKPVWDSVSAAIGKAWDWVVKLLEPVNMTSEQLEGAASAGRTFGAVIGTVVANGLRGFAALARIIGWVIGKAATVSALVAKLPVIGLPLQLAQSAFSPVAATAPAPGGTPAAPRPGGMPAPARGRTAPAAPAAAVRGGTTVSDNSTHTYNIQQQPGESSEALAKQIEAERRRRAAADSRGRLVDAM; encoded by the coding sequence ATGGCAAAGACCATGAAAGCCAGTATTGTCATCGGAGGCGCCGTTTCGGGCGCCTTCCGTTCTGCACTCTCGTCGACGAAGTCGGGCCTGAAGGCGATCGGCGAGGAAATCGCGAACGTCGAGCGGCGTCAGCGATTGCTGGGCCGCAGCATCGACACGTTCGGCCGCATGGGTAGGAACGTCGACCGCATGCGGCAAGAGTACGCCGGCCTTGCACGCGAGGCCGACAAGCTGCGGGCGGCGCAATCGCGCCTTGCCGACGTGCAGCAGCGCATCGACGCGAACAACGACCGCCGCCGCCACCTTCGCGGCGAGCTGGGTTCCGCTGCTGCGACGTTCGGTGTGGTCGCTGCTGCGACGTTAGCGCCGATCCGTAGTGCCGTGCAGTTCGAAAACTCGATGCTTGGCGTCGCGAAACAGCTTGAAGGCGCGCGTGATGCCTCCGGCAACCTGACGTCGACCTACTTCGGCATGTCGCGCGAGATTCAGCGCCTCGGACGCGAAGTACCGCTGGCGACGAATGAGATTGCCGATATGGTCGCGGCGGGTCTGCGCATGGGCGTGGCGACCGACGAAGTAATTGATTTCACTCGCACCACAGCCATGATGGCGGATGCTTTCGCGCTCCCAGCAGGTCAGATTGCCGACGACATGGGAAAAATCGCGGGCCTGTTCCAGATTCCGATTCCCCGGATCAGCGAGCTGGCGGACGCGATCAATTACCTGGATGACAACTCCCAGGCGACAGCGACAGGGATCGTTGACGTCCTGCGGCGCACCGGCGGCATGGCGCAAGCGCTGAAGATGCCGGCTAAGGAAGCGGCGGCGCTGGGTTCGACGTTCCTGACGCTCGGCAGCTCGGCGGAAGTGGCCGGCACCGCGACGAACGCTGTCCTCCGCATTCTGGGCGCAGCGACGGCGCAGTCGAAGAAAGTCCGCGCCGGCATGTCGTCGATCGGGCTTGATCCGGAAGCGCTGCAAAAGGGCATGTCGAAGGACGCGACGGGCACGATCCTGCGACTGCTGGACACGCTGAACGCGCTGAACGACGAACAGCGCATGGTCGCGTCGACCCGCATCTTCGGCGCCGAGTACGGCGACGACATCGCAAAGCTCGCGACGGGTGCTGCGGAGTACCGCAAGCAACTGGCACTGGTGAACGGTGAGCAGGCAAAAGGCAGCATGGCGCGCGAGTTTGAGGCCCGTCTGAAGACGACTGGCGCGATGTGGCAGATCACGAAGAACCGGATGCGGGAAGTGTCCGTCGTGATCGGTGAGTCGTTGCTCCCATCGGTCAACCGCCTGTTGGAGTCGGCCGCGCCGATGATCGAAGGTTTCGCTGACTGGTCGCGACAGAATCCCGGTCTGGTGAAGGGCATCGTCGGTTCGGCCCTGGCGATGACAGGCTTGCGCGTCGTGACAACTGGCGTCTCGTATGCCTGGACGGCGGCGAAAGGCCCCATCTTGTCGGTCATGGGATTCATTGCGCGATTCCGCGCAACCGGCGCGCTTGCCGCGATGGGTCGCTTCGGCCCTGTCGCTATGCGTGTGGCTGGCGCTGTGCGGACGATCGGCGCTGCTATCGCCGCGATCGGCGGCGGGCCGGTGACGGTAGCCGTCGCCGCGCTCACGGCTGGCGCTTTGGTGGTGCGCAAATACTGGCAGCCGATCAAAGCGTTCCTGGGCGGGATGTTCGACGGCGTGCGTGCGGCGGTCGGGCCGGCGCTGGCCGAGGTCGCCGCAGCGCTCGCCCCGCTGAAGCCCGTATGGGATTCCGTGTCGGCCGCGATCGGCAAGGCGTGGGATTGGGTCGTCAAGCTGCTGGAACCCGTCAACATGACGAGCGAGCAGCTAGAAGGCGCGGCGAGCGCCGGCCGCACGTTCGGCGCGGTCATCGGGACCGTAGTTGCCAACGGTCTGCGCGGATTCGCGGCGCTCGCGCGCATCATCGGCTGGGTTATCGGGAAGGCTGCGACGGTCAGCGCGTTGGTCGCGAAGCTGCCGGTGATCGGCCTGCCGCTTCAGCTCGCACAGTCGGCGTTTTCGCCTGTGGCAGCGACGGCCCCGGCGCCTGGGGGCACGCCAGCGGCACCGCGTCCCGGCGGCATGCCCGCGCCCGCGCGTGGTCGCACCGCGCCCGCGGCGCCTGCTGCGGCTGTGCGCGGCGGCACGACCGTCTCTGACAATTCGACGCACACGTACAACATTCAGCAGCAGCCCGGCGAGTCGTCCGAAGCGCTGGCAAAGCAGATTGAAGCGGAGCGTCGCCGCCGCGCAGCAGCAGACAGTCGAGGCCGCCTGGTGGACGCGATGTAG
- a CDS encoding DUF7681 family protein → MFDTSSVAPATVEAYDQPASSEVDTTVIIARMIRTKAAELRELLQHVESHLDDQHAHAKATHDIDEMQRLQDADPYRWLADAKHALQSGVMFADRALTQPTGF, encoded by the coding sequence ATGTTTGATACCAGCTCGGTCGCGCCTGCGACCGTCGAAGCATACGATCAGCCCGCATCTTCGGAAGTCGATACGACTGTCATCATCGCCAGAATGATCCGCACGAAGGCCGCGGAACTGCGCGAGCTGTTGCAGCACGTCGAATCACACTTGGACGACCAGCACGCGCACGCGAAGGCGACGCATGACATCGACGAAATGCAGCGGCTTCAGGATGCAGACCCGTATCGCTGGCTTGCCGATGCGAAGCACGCGCTGCAATCCGGCGTGATGTTCGCGGACCGTGCGCTGACGCAGCCGACGGGGTTTTAG
- a CDS encoding AlpA family transcriptional regulator, with translation MSQRLIRLPAVIERTGLSKSAIYRRAGAGTFPRPVPLGHSMSGWVECEIDQWITDRIRDRDEAGQEPG, from the coding sequence ATGTCTCAGCGATTGATTCGTCTTCCCGCGGTCATCGAACGGACGGGCCTTTCGAAATCAGCGATCTACCGGCGCGCGGGCGCCGGTACGTTTCCCAGGCCAGTTCCGCTTGGCCACAGTATGTCGGGGTGGGTTGAATGCGAAATCGACCAATGGATAACGGACAGAATTCGCGATCGCGATGAAGCAGGACAGGAGCCAGGCTAG
- a CDS encoding lysozyme inhibitor LprI family protein, with the protein MASALLLATGPGCASVPSPEAEKFKATIPAASGTPVHVFDGGHAGTLFPTSTVASILATTAEGVSAVKDCDALALADKESCYARYDEATLAECEAARLYSCAPYARMHRAEVRLKQAGEAMLHVMRTAYASYEHEQPGYLKDAEDAYASAESAWRAYRDAHCGLTPMLEGMSRQDFPGLIEMCRAIMTEAHVRELEALMSNLFAEGAANDERKSRAPDI; encoded by the coding sequence ATGGCAAGCGCGCTGCTTCTGGCAACAGGGCCGGGGTGTGCTTCAGTGCCTTCGCCTGAGGCGGAAAAGTTCAAGGCGACTATTCCCGCTGCTTCGGGCACTCCGGTACACGTGTTTGATGGCGGACATGCTGGGACGCTATTCCCGACGTCAACCGTTGCGTCCATCCTCGCGACCACCGCGGAAGGCGTGTCGGCGGTGAAGGACTGTGATGCGCTAGCGCTAGCGGACAAGGAGTCGTGCTACGCCCGTTATGACGAAGCCACACTGGCCGAGTGCGAAGCGGCGCGACTCTACAGCTGCGCACCTTATGCCCGCATGCACCGCGCAGAGGTTCGACTGAAGCAGGCAGGCGAAGCCATGCTCCACGTCATGCGCACTGCATATGCCTCCTACGAGCACGAACAGCCCGGCTACTTGAAGGATGCGGAAGACGCCTATGCCAGCGCCGAGAGCGCCTGGCGAGCGTATCGGGACGCGCACTGCGGGCTGACGCCCATGCTTGAGGGCATGTCGCGTCAGGACTTTCCCGGACTGATCGAAATGTGCCGCGCCATCATGACCGAGGCGCATGTCAGGGAGCTTGAAGCGCTGATGTCCAACCTGTTTGCGGAGGGAGCCGCCAATGACGAACGGAAATCAAGAGCCCCGGACATATGA
- a CDS encoding response regulator transcription factor has product MTYSAPPSATSAPPARILVIDDEPQIRRFLDISLRAQGYVVALAESGHAGLAELAAQGADLVVLDIGLPDLDGHEVLRELRHWSQVPVIMLTVRDGEAEKVAALDGGANDYVTKPFGVQELMARIRRLLRTRIAASDAAMPLFDDGHLHVDLGRREVTLDGKPVALSRKEFALLALLLQHPGRVVTQPQLLRELWGPDHQHDTHYLRILVGKLRQKLQDDATSPRYIATEPGVGLRFIGPS; this is encoded by the coding sequence TTGACCTACAGCGCGCCACCGTCCGCCACGTCCGCACCGCCGGCGCGCATCCTGGTGATCGACGACGAGCCGCAGATCCGGCGCTTCCTCGACATCAGCCTGCGCGCGCAGGGCTATGTGGTGGCGCTGGCCGAGAGCGGCCATGCCGGACTGGCCGAGCTGGCGGCGCAGGGTGCCGACCTCGTCGTGCTGGACATCGGCCTGCCCGATCTGGACGGCCACGAGGTGCTGCGCGAACTGCGGCACTGGTCGCAGGTGCCGGTGATCATGCTGACCGTGCGCGATGGCGAAGCGGAGAAAGTCGCCGCGCTCGATGGCGGCGCCAACGATTACGTCACCAAGCCGTTCGGCGTGCAGGAACTGATGGCGCGCATCCGCCGCCTGCTGCGCACACGCATCGCCGCCAGCGACGCGGCCATGCCGCTGTTCGACGACGGCCACCTGCACGTCGACCTCGGCCGCCGTGAGGTGACGCTGGACGGCAAACCCGTTGCACTGAGCCGCAAGGAATTCGCCCTGCTCGCCCTGCTGCTGCAACACCCCGGCCGCGTGGTCACCCAGCCGCAACTGCTGCGCGAACTGTGGGGCCCCGACCACCAGCACGACACGCATTACCTGCGCATCCTGGTGGGCAAGTTGCGGCAGAAGCTGCAGGATGATGCAACGTCGCCAAGGTATATCGCGACGGAGCCGGGGGTGGGGTTGAGGTTTATTGGACCAAGCTGA